A window from Elusimicrobiota bacterium encodes these proteins:
- a CDS encoding PorV/PorQ family protein — protein sequence MKAMRLVVDRPFWAALSGAALGLSLCLPADAAESGGRPGAFLEFGVGARALGMGGAFFAIADDATAAYWNPAGLAYLQRKEFTTMQATLFEQTSFNYMGYAHPTATKGTFSLGMTQLTSGGFEKVDAVFDPATGEPTSVTKGGTFADQQRATAFSWGKEATETTAFGISLKQITRQLASSADSTMALDVTAMRRMSPFYNLALGIQNVYSKTGGDTDDKFPVIVKVGNSLRLFKDRLLMGFDISKPQYADVNWRFGGEYWAARWFAFRFGLLAAPQIQETDFGFGFRFQRLQIDLAQGIHDLGASTRMSVTFRFGRSRDDRSADQVKILVEQGYQAFKDGDFQLAALRLNQALDASPNNKQVKAMLVRLQTVVTYVPQAQGGEEFQTYVRRGVISYVDGRDLRSSVNALRYAYNKNPKDEKTLTLLNVVEKEAGVSELTRRADGPEQFTFVDQKLYDARQAIYDGKYDLAIRRAQDVLDLEPNNVTALEIMGSAFFMMEEKSKAKAVWRRVIEIDPNNKVVGEFIKRIP from the coding sequence ATGAAGGCCATGCGGCTCGTCGTAGACAGGCCCTTTTGGGCGGCGCTCTCGGGCGCCGCGCTGGGGCTTTCGCTTTGCCTGCCGGCGGACGCCGCGGAATCGGGCGGGCGCCCCGGCGCCTTCCTGGAGTTCGGCGTCGGCGCCCGCGCGCTGGGGATGGGCGGAGCGTTCTTCGCCATCGCCGACGACGCCACGGCCGCCTATTGGAACCCCGCCGGCCTCGCCTACCTGCAGCGCAAGGAATTCACGACGATGCAGGCGACGCTCTTCGAGCAGACCTCCTTCAACTACATGGGCTACGCGCACCCGACCGCCACCAAGGGCACCTTCTCCCTCGGCATGACCCAGCTGACCTCGGGCGGCTTCGAGAAGGTCGACGCGGTGTTCGACCCCGCGACCGGCGAGCCCACCAGCGTCACCAAGGGCGGCACCTTCGCCGACCAGCAGCGCGCGACGGCCTTCTCCTGGGGCAAAGAGGCGACCGAGACGACCGCCTTCGGCATCTCGCTGAAGCAGATCACCCGCCAGCTCGCCTCCTCCGCCGACAGCACGATGGCGCTCGACGTCACCGCGATGCGGCGCATGAGCCCCTTCTACAACCTCGCCCTCGGCATCCAGAACGTCTACAGCAAGACCGGCGGCGACACCGACGACAAGTTCCCCGTCATCGTGAAGGTCGGAAACAGCCTGCGCCTCTTCAAGGACCGCCTCCTCATGGGCTTCGACATCTCCAAGCCGCAGTACGCCGACGTCAACTGGCGCTTCGGCGGCGAGTACTGGGCGGCGCGCTGGTTCGCCTTCCGCTTCGGCCTGCTCGCCGCGCCGCAGATCCAGGAGACGGACTTCGGCTTCGGCTTCCGCTTCCAGCGTCTCCAGATCGACCTTGCGCAGGGCATCCACGACCTCGGCGCGAGCACGCGCATGTCGGTGACCTTCCGCTTCGGCCGCTCGCGCGACGACCGCTCCGCCGACCAGGTGAAGATCCTCGTCGAGCAGGGCTATCAGGCCTTCAAGGACGGCGACTTCCAGCTCGCGGCCCTGCGCCTGAACCAGGCGCTCGACGCTTCGCCGAACAACAAGCAGGTCAAGGCGATGCTGGTCCGCCTGCAGACCGTCGTCACCTACGTGCCCCAGGCCCAGGGCGGCGAGGAGTTCCAGACCTACGTCCGCCGCGGCGTCATCTCCTACGTGGACGGCCGCGACCTGCGCAGCTCGGTCAACGCCCTGCGCTACGCCTACAACAAGAATCCGAAGGACGAGAAGACGCTCACCCTGCTCAACGTGGTCGAGAAGGAGGCGGGCGTCAGCGAACTGACCCGCCGCGCGGACGGCCCGGAGCAGTTCACCTTCGTCGACCAGAAGCTCTACGACGCCCGCCAGGCCATCTACGACGGCAAGTACGACCTCGCCATCCGCCGCGCCCAGGACGTGCTCGACCTCGAGCCCAACAACGTCACCGCGCTCGAGATCATGGGTTCGGCGTTCTTCATGATGGAGGAGAAGTCGAAGGCGAAGGCGGTCTGGCGCCGGGTCATCGAGATCGACCCGAACAACAAGGTCGTCGGCGAGTTCATCAAGCGTATCCCCTGA